Sequence from the Aspergillus nidulans FGSC A4 chromosome III genome:
GCGTGTAGTACGGGTTATGAGCGTCCTCCTCCATTGCGCAGTGGGTGAGGACACGGGGGATTTCGAACTCCTGTGCGCGCTTGAGGCGGAGTTTGAGCAGACGAACGTGTGCATCCTGGAAGTCTGTTGCAGACATAATAGCCACGAAGATGGAGCGGCGAACGTCGGTGTTCATGCGGTGCGCCTTCGCGATAGAGGCGTAGTCTGGTTCAGCTTCGCTGTCGTCCGCTACTATCGTGGCTTGATGTGTGTTGGCGGCAGAGAGTGAGGAGAGTTCCTGGCGGGCAGACTCAAGGGGGTCCTCTTTCCAGCTGGCGCCGACGAGCCACCATTTGCCCTTCTTTGAGGAATTATGAATGTCGCTCCGAGAGATGCTGATGGGTTCAGTGGCACGGATGACGCGCGAGTTGTTGAGGGATCCGAGAATCTTGCGCATCTTGGTGATGTGCTCGGAGGCTATGGTGGAGTTTGCGGCTGATTTGAGGCGGTTGTTTTTCAGGTCTGTGATGGTGTCGATCATGAATTTTGTCCGGACGGAAAGAGAGGCTGTACCGGCTTTGGTGACAGCTGgttggatgaggaggacgatgtcCTTTAGGGAGGACGGGTCGTCTTGTCGAAGTTGAGGTCCGGAGTCTGTACAGTCAGTAAGGTACTTGCTTAGCATGGTGAAGGAGGGTAATCGTACTTCTAATGACTTTGAGGAGTAGTTCGGTATTGTCCTCGTTGATATCCTGCAGGAATAGCCGAATATAGTCAAATACCAAGGTGCTTCCAACAACATGGAAGTTGTAAAGctgtgaaagaagagagatCAAGTTAatcatctccttcccctcaaACTTGCCCCTATCGTCTCCTCCGGCATCGAACGTTTCCACAATCTTTTGCACAATCTCAGCTCCAAAGTCCATTCCCATGACCTTGTACACAGCCGCGATGAATCCCGCATGCAGGATGATAAAAGTATCTTGAAGCGCAGACCTCTCGCAGATGAGCCCAAAGAGAAGAGTAACCAGCGTGGAAGTTACATTCTGACGAGGATACTCGCGGTAGAGCTTTTCGAACTCCGCCAATATAGAAACGAGATTGGCCTCCGACAACTTGTTGAGGTGACCCTGTGCCTGCCTCCTCAAGCGGGTCAGAGACTCGGATTCGGAACTTGATGCTGCTCGCAGAGACGGAGGTATGTATTTCCCCGGTTTATCCTCAGTCGTGGCTACGACAGGCGCAACGTACGGATTCTCGCGCTTCTTCGGTGCGGGTTGGTCGTCTtcactttcatcttctccatcctcctcatcgaaTCCATCTATATCCTCATCGTCGGGGAGACTTTCTAGGTCCTCATCACTCATATCATCGCTGCCCGACGCCTCGGATTCTTCAACAGGCATACCCTGTGCTTTCCTCCTCTTATTCAGCAACCATTCGTCCGCCTCTCTTTTGCGCTTACGGTCCTCATCCGCAGACCCTCCGCCCAAGTCTCCTAACAGCTCATCCaatccatcttccgcaaacGACTTGGGCAatttccccttcttcagaCCAAGCTTTTTTTCTAGCGCAGCAATCTCTGCGTCATCTTGGTCCAGTTGGTCCTGTACGGCCTTTGATACTTCCTTGCGGGGAACATCACGCAAAGCATCATCTTCGACCTTCCTCGAGCTTGCGCTAGGCTTTTCCATTTTCTGCTTCGCGGCTTTCAACTTGGCCATAACgtctccatcatcctcatctgaCTCGCCCGAGTCGCCATCAAAGTCAGAACCGTCGCCGAGATCGTCAAAGTCattgtcgtcgtcctcatcgtcgcgGTGACGACTGTTAGCGCTCTTCTTTGACCCCGGTCCTCCTCGCTTGTTCTCCGCGCGCTCTTCTCGCCGAAGATCTTTCCGTGATCTTTCTATCCGCTTGTTCTTCCGCTCGCCGTAACGATCTCTGATACCGAGTTCTTGCCGGAGGCCTCGGGGTAGCGAGGTGGTGTTATGCCTAGGCCGAGGCATTGTACTTGGGACTCGATATCACCCGTGGTCGATCGGTCAAAAAAGTTGCGGAGCATATaaaaaagacaaaatatTGACAGAAAAAGCGGCGGAGCGGAAGGCGGTGAGACAGCACCGGAGGTAATCCCCACAACCGCATCTGGGCCTGTCTGGATAATAGCTACACCACAATTGCCTCTCCAAGGAAATAGATCTATTGAAAATGACGACCCCTCTCGGCCACGAGGAGGTAAGTAGCCACATAGTGGAATTGAGAATACTATTCAGCTAACAGCATTAGTTTTTTACGTCCCTGACAACCCTCCTTACAACCACCTCCCAGAAAGCCCGTGGCTCCGTCTACCTAACACAAAAACCGCTTTTAAATACCCAGTCTCCAGACTCTGCCGACAAGGAAACCCTGCCATCAATTCTCATCCGGGCCTCAGACGGCAACACAAACGCCCCCAGCCCAAAAACACATTCCAATAATAAGGacaagaaggcgaaggataCAAAGGTCAAAATCTCGACGATTGTGCGGCCAGGTGAACTTGAAGCTTTCTATGCGAGGTATGCGGAAGTCTGTAAGGCTGGGATGAcggggttgaagaagcgggaccgcaagctgaagaaagcgaaGGCTAAGGGAAGTGCGGGGAAGGTTGTTAAGGCTTAAGGACGGTTCAGGGATAATTCAAGAGTAAAGATTCAGGGGCCTATATAATAGCCCTTCGCTGCTGAGAGTCAAAAGGAGGAGGTTTGCATTTATGGCGTTCGGGACATGTGTCATTTCTTGTTATGTGCATACCGGACTGTTTATGTCCGAGCCGAGCTGCTTATAGGGTCTTAAGCATGGTCGGTTTCTGAAGTCGGTCTTGGGCTTTAAGATTTGCCGTAGATGAACTACTCTTAGGCTACCGCTAGGTTTCGTGAAAGACCATGCACAAATATGATCATATGGCCATTACTAAGAACTATTAGAGAGATGTTAAAATACATAACGTATAAACACAGGCAAGGAAGCGAAGCGCAAAATGCAGGGTATACAAGAATAAGAATCCAAAGAAGTGATCATAGCAAGGCGTTATCATGGATGAGAAGTAGTTGGAGCAAGATGTAAACGTGGATTGGAAGGAATGCAATGGATTAGTAATAATCCAAGGTATAGAGAACCCTATTTTGTCAGGGAAGGCTTCCTAGAGCAGTCTGGTGCAAGTGGAAGGTCGAAATCATCCACAGCCTCATGAGGCCGAGAAGTCTGCCGTTCAAGCTTTCGATGAAACTCTCCGGCAGGTGAATCCAGCGCTGGACCTATAACGATCCGTGCGGCGATGTGTATTAAGACTATGAGTAGCGATAGGGGGGGTACTAGAACTAGTGTGCAGGTCTTCTGAATGAGGGAAGCTGCCTCATGTTTCTCGGGTCTGGACAAGATTAGGGTGGATGGTGGACGCACAGGCCCGGTTTCCCGCTCGCAAGATGCTTTTGAGCGGCGGCGAAATTCGATGCTCATGCTACTTAGATCTGGATTTGAAGATGCGGACGTCGCGCTGTGAATGCTTGAGAAAGAACCCGGTGTCCGCCGTAATTTGAGATCTTGCTCAGGATATAAATTTTGCGGCGTATACATCTGGTCTCTGGCGTGCAAAGTCTCTGCATACGCGAAATCCTCTCCCAAGGGTTGTACCTCGCGATGCCCGTACCACATCCGATGTGTGTCGTCCGGTGAGGCGGGAGATGGAGGTGTCAGGGATGGCTCCGGCGTGACATCGATGGAGTGGAAAGATTCAATGCTCGAGGAAAGTGTCTGTTCCGGGCTATCATGAGATTCAGTGTCTTCAAACCTCACCAGCAAGGTCTGGAAGCTCTGTTGTGTCTCAGATACTGATCTCCGCGGCATTTCTGTGGAGACTGGGATATTAATAGGCTCCGGCAGCTGCTCCCGATTATCTGGAGTTTCTGATTCCGTCGTGCTTGCCTCCGGGGTGAAGCCCGAATTATCAGTGGCAGCAATATTAACGTCTTCAGCTGCGCTAAGCGAATCGGGAGTTGTGGCCTCTGATATAGTGAAGGTCTCCTGAGAGTGAGCCGGCTGCATGAGAGCACTCTCCCTTTGTCCTTTCGGGCGCCATGCCCTCTTCCGTCTAGGAGCCTTCGCCTCTTCTGGTATCTCCACAGTAAAGCCGCGTTTGAACGGACATGGTGTGACTTCATAGCGGAGGATTTTTGACAGCGCGTCCTTCATCTGAGTGACAAGCTCTTTGTCCGGGTCTGTCTCATTCGGAAGCTCGATTCGGTAGTATGTGAGGGGGCGGATGCGCAAAACAAAGGTGGATTCCCGGTCCACACACCAACACTGTGAGTTCTTCAGAATGGCGTGAACGACGCTGCCGCATTTCAAGAACACCGTCAATCCGTATACTTTCTCCAGCCTCAACGGCGCGAACGCGACCGTCCGTTCGGTAGGCGACCGCCACGGTAGCGTCTCGATGGTATCGACCGGGTAATCGAAGTCGGACGGTGCAGTACTCGATGGAATTGGGGCTACAGCTCTAGGCGCGAAATGGACGACTTTGGCACATGGATGATAGAAGAGATCATTCTCAGATGGTTTATACGATTCAGAGCTGCGTCGGATGGAAGGGTTCAGCTTGGTCGGAAGGGTTAAAGACCGTCGAGGGGGTGGCGCATCGAAGATGTCAGACATGGTGGTTCATCGAGATCGAATAAATATCAAATTGACTGAAGAAAACAGGAAtaaaggagaggaagagataaACAAGTAATGAGAGGCGAGCAGCTGAAACATAGACGACGGGGTCTACCAGGAAAGAAAGGCCATCCTTGGACGAGTTCACAGGATGATCGACCGAGGATCAAACGAGAGGCAAAGAGTGCGCTAGCGAAGGACAAGGATAGGAAAACGAAAGATAGTGGTCTTAAGCGGATTTTCGAATCTGGAACAAAGTCCTCAAAGAGCCCCTTAGGAGTTAAGTGCTGCATTTGACTCCAATAGATGCAGTTTCTCTGCAGCCGGCCGTTGTTTGCAGATGCTGGGGATCCAAGTGGGGCGATGGTGGCCTTGGAATCAAGGCAGTTTTATATCAGGCCGAGGaactgatgatgagctgatgATTTAGCTACTCCAGTTCATTTCTGTCACTACACTGCAAGCATACCTGTCACCCTGCCGTGACAGGTACACGTTTTACAAGGTTTATGAATGCAAAATATCGACGGTAAGAGGCGAGTTGTAGTGCCCGTTTGTTCAGTGACGTAGATAGTGATTATGTAAGCGCATCAGGCAGTCGTGATTCTTTCAGCAGCAATCTGGCTTCAGCTCTTATTGTCTAGTACTGAAACTGATAGATCTGTTGATGAGTGCAATTTGGCGCCCACTATTGAGATGTCGAGCTTTGAACCGAATGCAGTGATCCGTGGCGCCCAACTGACGGTGGTTGGCAGTAAGTTCACTGGTCTCAGTGCTTCGAGCTATGCTGACCTTTCGTAGCCGTGCGAGCTTTGATAAACCCAAGGCTATTTAAATATGATCACTTTCGGCAAGCAGCCCTCGCCATAGGGATTGGAATCATCATCCAATTGATCATTCAGATCCCGGTATGTCCACTCCATCAGTCGCAGGCGTGAGGCTAATGTCCGCTAGATCATTTCGCTCAGGCTGCTCATCTGGATCACTTCATGGATTGTCAACCTGGAGGATGCTACATGGGATGATGCTCTTCTCAATAGCCTTGATTTCCTGAACAAGTCCGTGTTGCAggtgccttttcttctcatgACCCTGCTGAGATACCTCGTTCCAACACTCGACGAGATGTAAGTGGGCTTTGAGAGATACTTGAGTAGCTGCTAATCGACCAGAT
This genomic interval carries:
- a CDS encoding uncharacterized protein (transcript_id=CADANIAT00005858), whose protein sequence is MSDIFDAPPPRRSLTLPTKLNPSIRRSSESYKPSENDLFYHPCAKVVHFAPRAVAPIPSSTAPSDFDYPVDTIETLPWRSPTERTVAFAPLRLEKVYGLTVFLKCGSVVHAILKNSQCWCVDRESTFVLRIRPLTYYRIELPNETDPDKELVTQMKDALSKILRYEVTPCPFKRGFTVEIPEEAKAPRRKRAWRPKGQRESALMQPAHSQETFTISEATTPDSLSAAEDVNIAATDNSGFTPEASTTESETPDNREQLPEPINIPVSTEMPRRSVSETQQSFQTLLVRFEDTESHDSPEQTLSSSIESFHSIDVTPEPSLTPPSPASPDDTHRMWYGHREVQPLGEDFAYAETLHARDQMYTPQNLYPEQDLKLRRTPGSFSSIHSATSASSNPDLSSMSIEFRRRSKASCERETGPVRPPSTLILSRPEKHEAASLIQKTCTLVLVPPLSLLIVLIHIAARIVIGPALDSPAGEFHRKLERQTSRPHEAVDDFDLPLAPDCSRKPSLTK
- a CDS encoding signal recognition particle 14 kDa protein (transcript_id=CADANIAT00005857) — protein: MTTPLGHEEKARGSVYLTQKPLLNTQSPDSADKETLPSILIRASDGNTNAPSPKTHSNNKDKKAKDTKVKISTIVRPGELEAFYARYAEVCKAGMTGLKKRDRKLKKAKAKGSAGKVVKA
- a CDS encoding MIF4G domain-containing protein (transcript_id=CADANIAT00005856); protein product: MPRPRHNTTSLPRGLRQELGIRDRYGERKNKRIERSRKDLRREERAENKRGGPGSKKSANSRHRDDEDDDNDFDDLGDGSDFDGDSGESDEDDGDVMAKLKAAKQKMEKPSASSRKVEDDALRDVPRKEVSKAVQDQLDQDDAEIAALEKKLGLKKGKLPKSFAEDGLDELLGDLGGGSADEDRKRKREADEWLLNKRRKAQGMPVEESEASGSDDMSDEDLESLPDDEDIDGFDEEDGEDESEDDQPAPKKRENPYVAPVVATTEDKPGKYIPPSLRAASSSESESLTRLRRQAQGHLNKLSEANLVSILAEFEKLYREYPRQNVTSTLVTLLFGLICERSALQDTFIILHAGFIAAVYKVMGMDFGAEIVQKIVETFDAGGDDRGKFEGKEMINLISLLSQLYNFHVVGSTLVFDYIRLFLQDINEDNTELLLKVIRNSGPQLRQDDPSSLKDIVLLIQPAVTKAGTASLSVRTKFMIDTITDLKNNRLKSAANSTIASEHITKMRKILGSLNNSRVIRATEPISISRSDIHNSSKKGKWWLVGASWKEDPLESARQELSSLSAANTHQATIVADDSEAEPDYASIAKAHRMNTDVRRSIFVAIMSATDFQDAHVRLLKLRLKRAQEFEIPRVLTHCAMEEDAHNPYYTLIARRLCGELGRRIKMSFMFTLWNIFKRMGESGDMDDDEEDGSNLHGEDEENPLSMKSVVNLAKMYASLIADGTLTLGILKTLNFAYLQPKTKAFVEVLMISIIQQSQKQKKNKKSKSKSKSEDSLDEQPLVEIFMKTEYTPQIIKGCIFFLRKVVAKTDIVASEKEAVMVKWGVRVAVDALKVVESKESKFS